AATCCAGCAACTGTTCCTCCTGCATCAAATTCCAGGCTTTCACCACTTCCTCCAGAACCTGCTGATTTCTACAATGACCGCAGTGCAACTATTGATATTCCTCTTGATACAGCAAAGGTATGTGCAAATTTTCAGTAAGCTATATTAACAATGAGATCAGACCAGTCCATTGCTATACAGAGTCTAATTAACAAGGACAACAAGTTAACTTGTTTCTAGCTGTAGGCTTCTTTTTGCTTTCAAATATGCTACAAATACTTTATCATGGCCAGATCATTTGATCTAGTATTGGTATGTGGAGTTGCAGGGAATTTTGTTCTAATGTTTGCAGCCTTATTGATGTCATAATCTCAGTTGATttattgtgtgtgtgtattggATTCTCTTGTTGTAGTTTTGATTatgctctcctcctcctcttttcatgTAGGACCTGAGGAAAAAGGAGAAGGAACTACAAGCCAAGGAGGCCGAACTAAGTAAGAAGGAAAAGGTATATCATTGAATTCTGATGCATGCAACTTTTGCAAATAGTCTAGAAGCTTCAGTTTTACCTAATCTTGTCTCTTACTTGTGTCTGTGTTCTGAAGCATAAGTATGATGGTGCAGCTTAAGGTTATCATCATGCCTTCATTATGTGGTGTGCTGTGTTGTGTTGACTTTGTTGTATAAGAATCATATTGACAATTGGAGCAAAGTAGGGAAAGCAAGCATTTCTTGCTTGCTAGATATGGAGCCATTTGGAGCTTAATGATTGTTGTTGCTTGAATTTCACAATTGCAAGTataatttttctaattttcaAATGCAATTATATTACATGTTGGGCATATttaagtagaaagaaaaaaattggcACATTTTTTCTTTATGACCTTGTATGTCCGTGAGCATCATAAGATGTCAAAGCCaaatatattatgaaactttatgatGCATACCTGATTTGCAAGTTATACAGTATGACAGGATACAATTTGTTACGGTTCATATTTTTCTGAGGTGTGCCTGACATTTATGATCGTTTGCTTTCATGAGTATCCTGAGATCTTGCTATTTAAGAAACTAAAGTACGAAGTAGAAATGGCACTAGAAATACATCCTGGTGTACGCACTTGATTCTTTGTTCCTTTAACTAGCAGTATATATGTTAAGAAACAAGAAGGATATTGTTGTTCATTAACTAATACCAGTGATAGTAATATATGCAATGGTAACTCATCATGGTATTAGTTAGATGAGATGTCCATTTGAATTCAAATATAATGTTAGAGAACAAATGTAATATGATCTTTTGCACTAACATGAATTTAGTAGAATAACTGGGTTATAATTGTATTTATCCTGTTGCATTTGTCAAGTCCATTAGCAAAGAGAATCCTTGATGAATAGAGACGTTGAAATAAATGTATGCTGCAATTCCTTGCCCCGGATTTTCCATGCCATTTGTTTTAACTCTAATATTATACAAATCATGGTTCGTCTTATCGGTCCGTATCGGTGTACTGACTAGCTGtcggtatggtacgtaccaaACCATACCGAACATATTGATATATGGTTCATGGGGCCATACTAATGTACTGCCTGTACCGGTTTTCTATTGGACTAGTATATAGTgcctgtaccgagcggtatgtcaTGGTACGTCGAACCTTGATACAAATATAGTATGTATAATTTAGAAATACAATTTAGAAACACAAATTAAGGAGTTGGCTAAGTTAACAGTCCCCAATGCTGGTGCTTTATATCCAATCTAACTTTTTGAATATGGTATCCAAGATCTTCTCAATGTGTGGTATTTATGATATAAGGATTTTCTTGACAGCTTTCATTTACAAAGTTGATAAATTTCATGTAATGTTGTTGTGCTTGGCGTCATCTAGTTTATGGTTTGATTTATAGTGAGGCATGGCAATTATTATTATAGCCAATTTTAAAAATCTGTGTCACAAATCTTTGCCCATACTAATGGCTGCAGGAAAGGCTAATTGTGGGTGGGACACATAACCTTATGACATAAATGTGCCCCATAAATTTTGAAAGTAAAAAAGGTACTTAGAAGATGTCATATCGAAGTCTAGGTAACTGGTGTGTTACTGAAAGAGTTCTTCAAGCGCAGAATGTAGCAGGGCCTGATGGATAAATGGATACCATTTTGGACAATTTCTAAGCTGATATATTGTTTAAATGCTCTAGGCATATGACTTTAAGTTCTTTAGTTATATATTTTGGTAATGAGCATCCCATTACATAGAAACTGATTGGGGTTTTTCATGAACTATGAAACTGTATTATGTGGAAACTATTTAGATTATGTTTCtacagaacattcatgctatataTTAGTTTCTTGACCATGATAGAAACAGGCTCCATCCATACCCAGTCTTTGACAACTGCTGGTTTCTCTCCCAGTGATTCTTGTTTCTATTATAGTTTGCTATATCTTTATTGCTCATTCATTATTTCTGTCTTGTAGGAACTTAAACGTAGAGAAGAGGCTGCAGCCCGGGGTAACATCTCGGCTTCTTATTTGTAGACActgattttcttatttttctcatttagCATATAACTTCATCCTTATTAATGTGATTTTTTTTCCTGCTTTTTCAGCTGGTATtgtaatagaagaaaaaaattggccgCCTTTTTTTCCCATTATTCATCATGATATTGCAAATGAGATTCCTATCCACGTACAGAGATTGCAGTACTTTGCATTTGCATCATTGCTAGGTATGTTTCAACTTCTACACTTTTTTTAAATGTTCTATCAATTGCTTTACAGTTTTGGAAGCATTCTCTTGCTTCGGTTGAACTTATAAATCTATAGTTATAAAGTGGTAATCTGTTAGCTAGGCATTCTGGATGTATGGTCAAAGTGTACTCACAAGATATTATCTTGGATCATGCATTTTGATTAGGGTTATACCTAATTGTTTACCTAATGTGTGTTGGTGAATGTGATTcctgaaacaagaatcaaaattaCGTATATGGTATAGGTTTATATAACTCAAAATAACACTGATTTAATTTGTTGATGTTTAAAGCATGAAACTTCACAATTTGGACTTTTTGCAGGGTTATTTGCATGCCTCTTTTGGAATATAATAGCCGTTACAGCAGCTTGGATTAAGGGGGAAGGTAATCATAAAGTTTGACCTTGTCCTGTATTTAACACTATTTTGCCCTGCATAGTGAATTTCCTCATTACCACAATGAAGCTAATTTTGCTTGCTTTTTTGCCAGGGGTAAAGATCTGGTTACTTGCCATCATCTACTTTATTGCAGGTGTCCCAGGAGCTTATGTCTTGTGGTATAGACCTCTTTATCGTGCCATGAGGTACTATACTTTTGTGTATTTGCTTCTAAAGGCTCATGAATTGAACTTTGATCATACATCTGTGTATCACATAACACATAGAAATATGGCATGCCATGCTCATGCTCCTAGCTATTTTTACTGTTTGTAGATTGTAGACTGGCTCACTTTTCATACCTGCCCATCTTGACTTGTATTATGCTTTTGCCAGATTCAGTTCAGGCATGATGCTAGTTATGTACTGCACTATAACAGCATCATAAACATTGTTAAGAGTTTACAAACTTACATGCCATTTGTCTATGTCTTATAGGACTGAAAGTGCTTTAAAGTTCGGATGGTTTTTCTTGTTTTACATGGTAAGTTATTTTTTAATCTGTGTACTTTTAGATTCCTGAGGTATCATCTTCTGGGAGAGAAGTATTCCTTGTGCCTTTATCTACTTGCAATTATCGTTATTGCAGCTTCATATAGGTTTTGTGTTCTATTCAGCAGTGGCTCCTCCAATTTTCTTCAAGGGAAAATCACTGACGTAAGTAGATCTGTTCATGCCTTTTCTTTCACTATTTTGTTTTGTTGTTTATATATAGCATGTATAGCAAACTGTCATGACTTCTAATGTGATTTTACTCGAGTGAAACTAAATGAGCTTGTCCATTTTATCTTTATTAGTCTTGGAATGCCAACTTTATGAGGTGTTTTTGTACTTGGCTTATTGACGTCAATAAAAATGTTTTGGAAACAGTGAATTTCAACTGAATAGCAGCCGTATCAGAAAATTTATGAAGTAGGCTGGCATGGCTCTTGGTGCCATACTGAGGGTATCCCACAGACAGAGCATGTGCCAATTCATTCAGTTCATAAAACTGAATAGCAGTTTTACCGACATTTTCAGCTCTTCTTGATATTACAAAAATTACATCTCATATCTTTGGTTTTGTAAGAAATGTTACAATCATGAAAAGATCTACTTGTACTGTTACATATTATCTAAATACTGGAACAGTATAATTGAAGAGACCGATAAATGTCTGATTGTTGGACACACAGTTATGGTGTGGATGTAAGAGTCCATGTCGCACTAAGTTTTCATATAATTTGAGTATCATATATTATGTCCAACAGATATCTTTTTGAATTTGCCAAACCTACAAAAACATGTTGTTTCAATTAAGGTTCGCAATACCTACTGACATGGACCAGGATAAACTGTATTGCCTGATACTTGGCCGGTACTGTACAGTACAGGGAAGTACGGGTTTTGTAGTgggaaatttatttattttaatgtttttcggtcttttttattttttttttaaaacttggTATGCACCAGCATACCGACAATTGGTACACTGGTATGGTCAGAGCACTGACCGGTATGGCGGTACATGAAATTATGAATTTTGGTTTCAACAATGAATAACATACTTTGGAAAAGCATTAAAACATGATGAATTTTGCTATGCATGCATAAGATAATGTTGGATGCTTTATTGAAAAAATCTAGACCATACTTTAATGTGTATGACACCCAATAGAACTGATGTTCTGCTTTGAGGCCCCCGTTAATGAACAGGGTTTGTATGACTGATGTGCCACTTCTTCTGATGGAATgtaaactctctctctcaatatatAAATAGTTATAACTTGCAGAGTTGAATGTCACCTTCTGAGAACCAGTGTTTTCTTACAAACAAGGTTAAGAAAGAAGTCGAAATGAAATTGGATGAAtgaatgaaaggttaaagaaaattggatgaatgaatgaaaggttaaagaaaattgGATGGTTATCAGTTGTAATTAATTACTGTTCCTAAAATGTAAGATTATAATTGTCTGCTAATGCGTTCTTTTTTGTGTTCCTGTTACAGAGGTATTTTGCCAGCAGTGGATATCATCGGTGATCATCTTTTGGTTGGGGTAGGTTCTACATTATATGAAAGATGCAATTACTTAATTGTATACTTAGGTGCCTGAAAGCATATTTTTGGGTATATAAACATGGACCACATTGAACCAAATACTCAGTACTCCATTAGTACTATGTAGTCTTGCTACAGAATGCAACTGACCAGGACTTGGTTTACAAACTGTTGCCAGCTATGGCATTCTGGACACAGATTCTACCTTATCCCTGTCAATTGTTTGCCTGCTAAAAACCACCGACACAATATGCTGTATGCCTGGTGTGACGAGGCATTAGAAAATCCAGGTGTCATAATCAATTAATAACCAAGGTGTTTGTAAACAATATATGCTAATATCTTTTAATCTATCGATCAATATGAACCACTGGTTTTGTAGCTGTATTTTTGTTTTATCATGTGGTAGCCAATAAGAAGCTGTGAAAatatttcatttcaaatctgagaaactttttttttcttttttgctagcTCATTTTCTCTTGGTTCCTTTGTAGCTTTGTTTAACTCAGGATTCTCTTTTTTTGTGTGTAGATCTTCTATTTTATTGGATTTGGAATGTTCTGCCTTGAATCACTGCTCAGCGTCTGGGTCATTCAGGTCATCTTCCTTAACCTATATTCAAGTTGTTGGTACTCAAAAGTTTTGTCCTCTGTTTTAACATCAATTACGAATTAATTTCTTGTGAATGTGCTAAAACATGGCTACATAGATTTAAGAGATCAAGTTGAACATTATCTTGCTCATATAATCTAATGCTGCTGCAATCCTGCTTATGTGATAACAGGACCTGTCATTTGTCAATTCTCATGTTatggaatgattttttttttctgtgata
The DNA window shown above is from Musa acuminata AAA Group cultivar baxijiao chromosome BXJ2-4, Cavendish_Baxijiao_AAA, whole genome shotgun sequence and carries:
- the LOC135611138 gene encoding secretory carrier-associated membrane protein 2-like; the encoded protein is MARRYDSNPFDEEEEEVNPFADTGVRGKATGLSYGGGPFYMNPATVPPASNSRLSPLPPEPADFYNDRSATIDIPLDTAKDLRKKEKELQAKEAELSKKEKELKRREEAAARAGIVIEEKNWPPFFPIIHHDIANEIPIHVQRLQYFAFASLLGLFACLFWNIIAVTAAWIKGEGVKIWLLAIIYFIAGVPGAYVLWYRPLYRAMRTESALKFGWFFLFYMLHIGFVFYSAVAPPIFFKGKSLTGILPAVDIIGDHLLVGIFYFIGFGMFCLESLLSVWVIQQVYMYFRGSGKAAELKREAARGAMRAAI